Proteins from one Elgaria multicarinata webbii isolate HBS135686 ecotype San Diego chromosome 3, rElgMul1.1.pri, whole genome shotgun sequence genomic window:
- the TXNDC15 gene encoding thioredoxin domain-containing protein 15 isoform X2: MVLSSRGRGWRLWVACLLGSLLAAAETDETTDLLSEKLSETILPFTVESSSEHTNSDGPKEPVQYRTAEIADAMMGSSMPAGQPVVLSVIPGETKERHLSESDTDTCDAAIDGECSTQGIVSTLSQPGSHAQEPIIDPPVILEAVHPSSVEDSNNTDSMKTPKVNCEERNITGMTNFTLQILNISQDLMEFLNPNGSDCTLVLFFTPWCRFSANLAPHFNSLPRAFPTLHFLALDASQHSSLSTRFGTVAVPNILLFQGAKPMARFNHTDRTLETLKAFIFNQTGIEPKADVVVTEEDQAGPLPSTLSRGIDWLLLFSLLFLISFIMYATVRTESIRWLIPGQDQEHQE; this comes from the exons ATGGTTTTGTCCTCGCGCGGGCGGGGGTGGCGCCTATGGGTGGCCTGCCTGCTTGGGAGCCTTTTAGCAG CAGCTGAAACAGATGAAACTACTGACTTGCTATCTGAAAAGTTAAGTGAAACTATCCTGCCATTCACTGTAGAAAGCAGTTCTGAACACACAAACAGCGATGGGCCTAAGGAACCGGTTCAGTACAGAACTGCAGAGATTGCTGATGCTATGATGGGTAGCAGCATGCCTGCAGGTCAGCCTGTAGTACTGTCAGTTATTCCAGGTGAGACAAAGGAGAGACATCTCTCTGAGTCAGACACAGACACTTGTGATGCAGCAATTGATGGTGAATGCAGTACACAGGGTATTGTTTCAACTCTATCTCAGCCAGGATCTCATGCTCAAGAGCCAATAATAGATCCACCTGTAATACTTGAAGCCGTACATCCTTCATCAGTAGAGGACTCTAATAACACAGACAGTATGAAAACACCAAAAGTGAATTGTGAGGAAAGAAACATTACAGGAATGACTAATTTCACATTACAAATCTTGAATAtttcccag GATTTAATGGAATTCTTAAATCCAAATGGCAGTGACTGTACCTTAGTCCTCTTCTTTACCCCTTGGTGTCGTTTCTCTGCCAATCTGGCTCCTCATTTTAATTCTTTGCCACGAGCGTTCCCGACTCTTCATTTCTTGGCGTTGGATGCCTCTCAGCACAGCAG TTTGTCAACAAGGTTTGGAACTGTGGCTGTTCCTAACATCCTTCTTTTTCAAGGAGCTAAGCCTATGGCAAGATTTAACCATACAGATCGTACCCTGGAAACGCTCAAagctttcatttttaatcagACAG GAATAGAGCCCAAGGCTGATGTGGTAGTGACTGAGGAAGATCAAGCTGGTCCCCTGCCTAGCACACTGAGCAGAGGAATAGATTGGCTCCTCTTATTTTCTTTACTGTTTCTTATCAGTTTCATCATGTATGCTACTGTTCGGACTGAGAGCATCAGGTGGTTAATACCTGGTCAAGATCAGGAGCATCAGGAATGA
- the TXNDC15 gene encoding thioredoxin domain-containing protein 15 isoform X1, producing MVLSSRGRGWRLWVACLLGSLLAAAAETDETTDLLSEKLSETILPFTVESSSEHTNSDGPKEPVQYRTAEIADAMMGSSMPAGQPVVLSVIPGETKERHLSESDTDTCDAAIDGECSTQGIVSTLSQPGSHAQEPIIDPPVILEAVHPSSVEDSNNTDSMKTPKVNCEERNITGMTNFTLQILNISQDLMEFLNPNGSDCTLVLFFTPWCRFSANLAPHFNSLPRAFPTLHFLALDASQHSSLSTRFGTVAVPNILLFQGAKPMARFNHTDRTLETLKAFIFNQTGIEPKADVVVTEEDQAGPLPSTLSRGIDWLLLFSLLFLISFIMYATVRTESIRWLIPGQDQEHQE from the exons ATGGTTTTGTCCTCGCGCGGGCGGGGGTGGCGCCTATGGGTGGCCTGCCTGCTTGGGAGCCTTTTAGCAG CAGCAGCTGAAACAGATGAAACTACTGACTTGCTATCTGAAAAGTTAAGTGAAACTATCCTGCCATTCACTGTAGAAAGCAGTTCTGAACACACAAACAGCGATGGGCCTAAGGAACCGGTTCAGTACAGAACTGCAGAGATTGCTGATGCTATGATGGGTAGCAGCATGCCTGCAGGTCAGCCTGTAGTACTGTCAGTTATTCCAGGTGAGACAAAGGAGAGACATCTCTCTGAGTCAGACACAGACACTTGTGATGCAGCAATTGATGGTGAATGCAGTACACAGGGTATTGTTTCAACTCTATCTCAGCCAGGATCTCATGCTCAAGAGCCAATAATAGATCCACCTGTAATACTTGAAGCCGTACATCCTTCATCAGTAGAGGACTCTAATAACACAGACAGTATGAAAACACCAAAAGTGAATTGTGAGGAAAGAAACATTACAGGAATGACTAATTTCACATTACAAATCTTGAATAtttcccag GATTTAATGGAATTCTTAAATCCAAATGGCAGTGACTGTACCTTAGTCCTCTTCTTTACCCCTTGGTGTCGTTTCTCTGCCAATCTGGCTCCTCATTTTAATTCTTTGCCACGAGCGTTCCCGACTCTTCATTTCTTGGCGTTGGATGCCTCTCAGCACAGCAG TTTGTCAACAAGGTTTGGAACTGTGGCTGTTCCTAACATCCTTCTTTTTCAAGGAGCTAAGCCTATGGCAAGATTTAACCATACAGATCGTACCCTGGAAACGCTCAAagctttcatttttaatcagACAG GAATAGAGCCCAAGGCTGATGTGGTAGTGACTGAGGAAGATCAAGCTGGTCCCCTGCCTAGCACACTGAGCAGAGGAATAGATTGGCTCCTCTTATTTTCTTTACTGTTTCTTATCAGTTTCATCATGTATGCTACTGTTCGGACTGAGAGCATCAGGTGGTTAATACCTGGTCAAGATCAGGAGCATCAGGAATGA